One window of the Nocardia huaxiensis genome contains the following:
- a CDS encoding GNAT family N-acetyltransferase, whose product MTDPTEPAPNTGNGSAPAKPPLVPDSPGTPAVPPPPPEHWFADVLASDGGVVRLRPITPDDAEEMERFHSRLSDRTRYLRYFGPYPRMTPKDLYRTTHVDYHDRVGLVVELGADIIAVGRYEGLADRPGPRAAEVAFVVADEHQGRGLGSILLEHLAGAAAENDIETFVAEVLAENNAMVQVFRDAGYQVQRSRDGSVLHLEFAIDPSEALLSVRDSRERASEARSVGNLLTPKSVAVIGATPSASRVGGAVLANLLSGGFQGPVFPVNRNRTAVRGVRAYPTVRDIPDEVDLAVIAVPATEIGSVLDDCMAKGVKGLVVLTAGFSESGPRGYAAERELVDAARAHGMRVVGPSALGIANTDPAVALNATLAPVLPGRGRIGFFCQSGPLGAAILGEAAARQLGLSTFVSAGNRADVSGNDLLQYWDGDADTDVVLLYLETFGNPRKFSRIARRVARTKPIVAVNSGRNAMRQEGDADLDRSLVRNLFAQAGIIQVDSITELFDCAMLLAYQPLPAGERLAVIGNSAALNWLAVDAARGEGLEVTEPIDLGPQAAPTDYLTAVAGAVSDPAIDAVIVIYSPPVSIAVASFAEAIRAGAQSGTDTPVLTTFVADQGMPNLLATRGAGGVLERGSIPAFGDPERAARALARVRRYADWRTRPVSPIARPGGVDTARARELVSQWMTDDPSHWLTDLQAAELLACYGIRVVEFQEVRDADAAVDAAEQLGYPVAAKATGEIWRNRPDLTGVRLDLWRPDAVRRAFTDLAEISGNPVHIQRMATKGVGCMFRVQDDPSFGSVISFGLSGTIIDLLGDRVYRALPLTEAESAELIDAPRAAPLLSGTVRGRDIGKPVDRTALAEVAQRISALCDDLPEVRELLCEPVLASPDGAAVLYGRVRIGPEPSRFDIGPRRMG is encoded by the coding sequence GTGACTGACCCCACCGAACCCGCACCGAACACCGGTAACGGCTCGGCCCCCGCGAAGCCGCCGCTCGTGCCGGATTCCCCGGGTACGCCGGCCGTGCCACCGCCTCCGCCGGAACACTGGTTCGCCGATGTGCTCGCCTCCGACGGGGGAGTGGTGCGATTGCGGCCGATCACCCCGGACGACGCCGAGGAGATGGAGCGGTTCCACTCGCGGCTGTCGGATCGCACGCGGTACCTGCGATACTTCGGCCCCTATCCGCGCATGACGCCGAAGGATCTGTATCGGACCACGCACGTGGACTACCACGATCGGGTGGGGCTGGTCGTCGAGCTGGGGGCCGACATCATCGCGGTCGGACGTTACGAGGGACTGGCCGACCGGCCCGGCCCGCGCGCCGCTGAAGTGGCGTTCGTGGTCGCCGACGAGCATCAGGGGCGCGGCCTGGGTTCGATTCTGCTGGAACACCTCGCGGGCGCGGCGGCCGAGAACGATATCGAAACCTTCGTCGCCGAGGTGCTCGCCGAGAACAACGCCATGGTGCAGGTGTTCCGTGACGCCGGATACCAGGTGCAGCGCAGCCGCGACGGCTCCGTCCTGCACCTCGAATTCGCGATCGACCCCAGCGAAGCCCTGCTATCCGTGCGGGATTCGCGCGAACGCGCGTCCGAGGCGCGCAGTGTCGGCAATCTGCTCACTCCGAAATCGGTGGCCGTCATCGGCGCCACACCGTCGGCGTCCCGGGTCGGCGGCGCGGTGCTGGCCAACCTGCTCTCCGGCGGGTTCCAGGGCCCGGTGTTCCCGGTGAATCGCAATCGCACGGCGGTGCGCGGCGTGCGCGCCTATCCGACCGTGCGCGATATTCCGGACGAGGTGGATCTCGCGGTGATCGCCGTGCCCGCCACCGAGATCGGCTCCGTGCTCGACGACTGTATGGCCAAGGGCGTCAAGGGACTCGTGGTGCTGACCGCCGGCTTCTCCGAGAGCGGCCCGCGCGGCTACGCCGCCGAACGCGAACTGGTCGACGCCGCGCGCGCCCACGGCATGCGGGTGGTGGGCCCGAGCGCGCTCGGCATCGCCAATACCGATCCGGCCGTCGCGCTCAACGCGACTCTCGCACCCGTGCTCCCCGGGCGCGGGCGCATCGGATTCTTCTGTCAGTCCGGCCCTTTGGGCGCGGCCATCCTCGGCGAGGCGGCGGCCCGGCAACTCGGCCTGTCCACGTTCGTCTCCGCGGGCAATCGCGCCGACGTCTCCGGCAACGACCTGCTCCAGTACTGGGACGGCGACGCCGATACCGATGTGGTGCTGCTGTATCTGGAGACCTTCGGCAATCCGCGCAAGTTCTCCCGCATCGCCCGCCGGGTCGCGCGCACCAAACCCATTGTGGCGGTGAACAGCGGCCGCAATGCCATGCGCCAGGAGGGCGACGCGGACCTGGACCGCTCGCTGGTGCGCAACCTGTTCGCGCAGGCCGGCATCATCCAGGTCGACTCCATCACAGAGCTTTTCGACTGCGCCATGCTGCTGGCCTACCAGCCGCTGCCCGCGGGTGAGCGGCTGGCGGTCATCGGCAACAGCGCCGCGCTGAACTGGCTCGCCGTCGACGCGGCTCGCGGTGAGGGACTCGAGGTCACCGAACCCATCGACCTGGGTCCGCAGGCCGCACCCACCGACTACCTGACGGCGGTGGCGGGGGCGGTCTCCGATCCCGCCATCGACGCGGTCATCGTCATCTACTCGCCGCCGGTGTCCATCGCCGTCGCCTCCTTCGCCGAAGCCATCCGCGCCGGAGCCCAATCCGGAACGGACACACCGGTTCTCACCACCTTCGTCGCCGATCAGGGCATGCCGAATCTACTCGCCACCCGCGGCGCGGGCGGCGTTCTCGAACGCGGTTCCATCCCCGCCTTCGGCGATCCGGAGCGCGCGGCCCGAGCCCTGGCCCGGGTCCGTCGCTACGCCGACTGGCGCACCCGCCCGGTCTCGCCCATCGCCCGGCCCGGGGGAGTGGACACCGCCCGCGCCCGGGAGCTGGTGTCGCAGTGGATGACCGACGATCCGAGCCACTGGCTCACCGACCTGCAGGCGGCGGAACTGCTGGCCTGCTATGGAATTCGCGTCGTCGAATTCCAGGAGGTCCGCGACGCCGACGCCGCTGTCGACGCCGCGGAACAACTCGGCTATCCGGTCGCCGCCAAGGCCACCGGGGAGATCTGGCGCAACCGACCCGATCTCACCGGCGTCCGCCTCGACCTGTGGCGTCCCGACGCGGTCCGCCGCGCCTTCACCGATCTCGCCGAGATCTCCGGCAATCCGGTACACATCCAGCGCATGGCCACCAAAGGCGTCGGCTGCATGTTCCGCGTCCAGGACGACCCCTCGTTCGGCTCGGTCATCAGTTTCGGCCTGTCCGGCACCATCATCGACCTGCTCGGCGACCGCGTGTACCGGGCGCTGCCGCTCACCGAGGCCGAATCGGCCGAACTCATCGACGCGCCCCGCGCCGCGCCGCTGCTGTCCGGCACCGTCCGCGGCCGCGATATCGGCAAGCCCGTGGACCGCACCGCCCTGGCCGAAGTGGCCCAACGCATCTCGGCTCTGTGCGACGACCTGCCGGAGGTGCGGGAACTACTGTGCGAACCCGTGCTGGCCTCCCCGGACGGGGCCGCGGTGCTCTACGGCCGTGTCCGAATCGGCCCCGAACCCAGCCGCTTCGACATCGGCCCGCGCCGGATGGGCTGA
- a CDS encoding acetoin utilization protein AcuC has translation MPGRVRADGTVVWTDRFLDYTWTPEHPMRPIRLQFTMALAQGLGLLDGVETLTPDAAPESELLRVHTHDYVEAVKHARQPSGAPPAAPPFGLGSPDNPVFPHMHEAASIIVGGTLAAAREIAAGRTRRAVSIGGGMHHAMPDSAAGFCVYNDAAVAISWLLDNGFDRIAYLDVDVHHGDGVQRMFYGDPRVLTLSIHQHPATLWPNTGWPEETGVGKAEGTAINLPIMPGARDSLWLRGFHAVAPGALAAFRPQIVVSQCGVDTHREDPLADLELSVDGQRAAFLAMRDLADRYAEGRWLAIGGGGYGLIRVVPRAWTHLLAAALDRDIDPATPIPADWQEQVAAYAPTVAPPGTMGDGADVAFDRWDGPGGGRDTGDDRADRARRALDTSVLATRRATFGLLGLDPEDPRD, from the coding sequence ATGCCTGGCCGTGTGCGCGCAGACGGAACCGTCGTCTGGACAGATCGATTCCTCGACTACACGTGGACGCCCGAACATCCCATGCGGCCGATTCGGCTGCAGTTCACCATGGCGCTGGCGCAGGGGCTCGGCCTGCTCGACGGGGTGGAGACGCTCACCCCCGACGCCGCACCGGAATCGGAACTGCTGCGGGTGCACACCCACGACTACGTCGAGGCGGTCAAGCACGCGCGGCAACCATCGGGAGCACCGCCCGCCGCACCGCCGTTCGGGCTCGGCTCGCCCGACAATCCCGTCTTCCCGCACATGCACGAGGCGGCCTCGATCATTGTCGGCGGCACCCTCGCCGCGGCCCGGGAGATCGCCGCCGGGCGCACCCGGCGCGCGGTGAGCATCGGCGGCGGCATGCATCACGCCATGCCGGACTCGGCCGCCGGGTTCTGCGTGTACAACGATGCGGCCGTGGCCATTTCCTGGCTGCTGGACAACGGGTTCGACCGGATCGCCTACCTCGATGTGGACGTCCACCACGGGGACGGCGTGCAGCGCATGTTCTACGGTGACCCCCGGGTGCTGACGCTGTCGATCCACCAGCATCCGGCAACCCTGTGGCCCAACACCGGATGGCCCGAGGAAACCGGCGTCGGCAAGGCCGAGGGAACCGCGATCAACCTGCCGATCATGCCCGGCGCCCGGGACAGCCTGTGGCTGCGCGGTTTCCACGCGGTCGCGCCCGGTGCGCTGGCCGCGTTCCGGCCACAGATCGTGGTCAGCCAGTGCGGGGTCGACACCCATCGTGAAGACCCCCTGGCCGATCTGGAATTGAGCGTGGACGGGCAGCGCGCCGCCTTCCTCGCCATGCGCGATCTGGCCGACCGCTACGCCGAAGGCCGCTGGCTGGCCATCGGCGGCGGGGGATACGGACTGATCCGCGTGGTGCCGCGCGCCTGGACACACCTGCTCGCCGCCGCCCTCGACCGCGATATCGACCCCGCCACACCGATTCCCGCCGACTGGCAGGAACAGGTGGCCGCCTACGCGCCCACCGTCGCCCCGCCCGGCACCATGGGCGACGGCGCCGACGTCGCCTTCGACCGCTGGGACGGCCCCGGCGGCGGCCGCGACACCGGCGACGACCGTGCCGACCGGGCGCGCCGCGCCCTCGACACATCCGTATTGGCAACCCGCCGAGCGACTTTCGGCCTGCTCGGCCTGGATCCGGAGGATCCCCGTGACTGA
- a CDS encoding metal-dependent transcriptional regulator: MKDLVDTTEMYLRTIYDLEEEGVTPLRARIAERLEQSGPTVSQTVARMERDGLLTVAGDRHLELTDKGRAMAISVMRKHRLAERLLVDIIGLDWQNVHAEACRWEHVMSEEVERRLVEVLNHPTTSPYGNPIPGLDELGVTPSSGSEEKLTRLSDLPSGQNAAVVVRRLSEHIQTDPEIIGQLREADVVPDARVNVETRPGSVVILVPGHEGFELSDEMAHAVQVKLV; encoded by the coding sequence GTGAAGGATCTGGTCGATACCACGGAGATGTACCTCCGTACCATCTACGACCTCGAGGAGGAGGGTGTCACGCCGCTGCGCGCTCGCATTGCCGAGCGCCTGGAGCAGAGCGGGCCCACCGTGAGCCAGACTGTCGCACGCATGGAGCGCGACGGTCTGCTGACCGTCGCCGGTGACCGCCATCTCGAGCTGACCGACAAGGGCCGGGCGATGGCGATCTCGGTCATGCGCAAGCACCGGCTCGCCGAGCGATTGCTGGTCGACATCATCGGCCTGGACTGGCAGAACGTGCACGCCGAGGCCTGCCGCTGGGAGCACGTGATGAGCGAGGAGGTGGAGCGCCGCCTGGTCGAGGTGCTCAACCACCCCACCACCTCCCCCTACGGCAATCCGATTCCCGGTCTGGACGAGCTGGGCGTGACACCGTCCTCCGGTTCGGAGGAGAAGCTGACCCGCCTGTCGGACCTGCCCAGCGGGCAGAACGCCGCAGTCGTGGTGCGCCGGCTGTCCGAGCACATCCAGACCGATCCGGAGATCATCGGTCAGCTGCGGGAGGCCGACGTGGTGCCGGACGCGCGCGTGAATGTGGAGACGCGGCCGGGCTCGGTGGTCATTCTGGTGCCGGGTCATGAGGGATTCGAACTGTCCGACGAGATGGCGCACGCCGTCCAGGTGAAGTTGGTCTGA
- the galE gene encoding UDP-glucose 4-epimerase GalE, translated as MKLLVTGGAGYVGGVCAQVLLEDGHDVVVVDDLSTGNADGVPAGAKFVEGDIATVGAELIGSESFDGVLHFAAQSLVGESVVQPEKYWHGNVVKTLTLLEAMRDAGTPRLVFSSTAAVYGEPEQVPIVEEAPKLPTNPYGASKLSIDYAITSYAVAHGLAATSLRYFNVAGAYAGLGENRVVETHLIPLVLQTALGHRESISVFGTDYPTPDGTAVRDYIHIRDLAQAHLLALSQSQPGVHRIFNLGSGTGFSVREVISACERVTGLPITSIDAPRRAGDPAVLVASSDRAMADLGWRPEHTDLDEIVSDAWDFLKSLGDRAHSAR; from the coding sequence TTGAAGCTTCTGGTTACGGGAGGCGCCGGGTACGTCGGTGGCGTCTGTGCGCAGGTTCTGCTCGAGGACGGCCACGATGTCGTGGTGGTCGATGATCTGTCCACCGGCAATGCCGACGGCGTTCCGGCCGGGGCGAAGTTCGTCGAGGGCGATATCGCCACCGTCGGCGCGGAGTTGATCGGCAGCGAATCCTTCGACGGGGTGCTGCATTTCGCGGCGCAGTCGCTGGTGGGCGAGTCGGTCGTACAGCCGGAGAAGTACTGGCACGGCAATGTGGTGAAGACGCTGACGCTGCTGGAGGCCATGCGCGACGCGGGCACGCCGCGGCTGGTGTTCTCCTCCACCGCGGCCGTCTACGGCGAGCCGGAGCAGGTGCCGATCGTCGAGGAAGCGCCGAAACTGCCGACCAACCCCTACGGCGCGTCGAAGCTGTCCATCGACTACGCCATCACCTCCTACGCGGTGGCGCACGGGCTCGCCGCGACCAGCCTGCGCTACTTCAATGTGGCGGGCGCGTACGCCGGACTGGGTGAAAACCGGGTCGTGGAAACGCATCTCATCCCCCTGGTATTGCAGACGGCGCTGGGCCATCGTGAGTCGATCTCGGTCTTCGGCACCGACTATCCGACGCCGGACGGCACCGCCGTGCGCGACTACATCCACATTCGTGATCTGGCGCAGGCGCATCTGCTGGCGCTGTCGCAGTCGCAGCCGGGTGTGCACCGCATCTTCAATCTGGGCAGCGGCACCGGTTTCTCGGTGCGCGAAGTGATCTCGGCCTGCGAGCGCGTCACCGGGCTGCCGATCACCTCGATCGACGCCCCGCGCCGCGCCGGTGACCCGGCCGTGCTGGTCGCCTCCAGTGATCGCGCCATGGCCGACCTCGGCTGGCGGCCCGAGCACACCGATCTCGACGAGATCGTCTCCGACGCCTGGGATTTCCTGAAGTCACTCGGCGATCGCGCGCACAGCGCCCGCTGA
- a CDS encoding DUF4192 domain-containing protein: MTTPAEPAPPESGDTTTEFADAAREPELHLRHPGDFIAAVPAMLGFAPERSLVVTVLRPEPDPPGSAAVDMVARLDMEKTGRAETAQLVERVAALCLRHRAVAVLALIVDDRATRPTKQHYGVRSRKHRDLVAALEHRLDVDAVPVAGAWAVRAIGADLEWWSVSGPKRHGIQSDPAASLITVRHVLEGRPMRGSREELTAAVAVDGTTRAAVMQAMAAAETAAADRLARAVRSNDPDSYTRGELRKVLWQLSTVDKGVALQPQELAEVAVALRDSTVRDVMFALAPGAHADAAEALWLQLTRVLPDPDRAQAAALLGYSAYARGDGALAGVALDAALSADPEHRMALLLDTALQTGMSPDRLGRLADTGRSAAADLGVDLGTEVPE; this comes from the coding sequence ATGACAACGCCAGCCGAACCCGCACCGCCCGAAAGCGGCGATACCACCACCGAATTCGCCGACGCGGCCCGCGAACCGGAACTGCACCTGCGGCATCCGGGGGATTTCATCGCCGCCGTGCCCGCCATGCTCGGCTTCGCCCCGGAACGATCACTGGTGGTGACCGTGCTGCGGCCCGAGCCGGATCCGCCGGGCAGCGCGGCCGTGGACATGGTGGCGCGCCTGGACATGGAGAAAACGGGCCGGGCCGAAACCGCCCAGCTGGTTGAGCGTGTGGCAGCACTCTGCCTGCGGCACAGGGCCGTTGCCGTACTCGCCCTGATCGTCGACGACCGGGCCACCCGGCCGACGAAACAGCATTACGGCGTGCGCTCCCGCAAACACCGCGATCTCGTCGCCGCACTCGAACACCGGCTGGATGTCGACGCCGTGCCGGTGGCGGGAGCCTGGGCGGTACGCGCCATCGGAGCCGACCTGGAGTGGTGGAGTGTGAGCGGTCCGAAACGCCATGGCATCCAATCCGATCCGGCGGCGTCGCTGATCACCGTGCGGCATGTGTTGGAGGGACGGCCGATGCGCGGCTCCCGCGAGGAACTCACCGCCGCGGTCGCAGTGGACGGAACCACCCGCGCCGCGGTGATGCAGGCGATGGCCGCCGCCGAAACCGCCGCTGCCGACCGTCTGGCCCGCGCGGTGCGAAGTAACGATCCTGACTCCTACACCCGTGGCGAACTCCGGAAGGTGCTGTGGCAGCTGTCCACGGTCGACAAGGGCGTGGCCCTGCAACCTCAGGAACTGGCGGAAGTGGCCGTGGCCCTGCGCGATTCGACCGTCCGCGATGTCATGTTCGCCCTCGCGCCGGGTGCGCACGCCGACGCCGCCGAAGCCCTGTGGCTCCAGCTCACCCGTGTCCTGCCGGACCCGGACCGCGCGCAGGCCGCCGCGCTGCTCGGCTACAGCGCCTACGCGCGAGGCGACGGCGCACTGGCCGGCGTGGCCCTCGACGCCGCCCTGTCCGCCGACCCCGAGCACCGCATGGCCCTCCTTCTGGACACCGCCCTGCAAACCGGCATGAGCCCGGATCGTCTCGGCCGCCTCGCCGACACCGGTCGCTCAGCCGCCGCGGACCTCGGCGTCGACCTGGGAACCGAGGTACCGGAATGA
- a CDS encoding VOC family protein, translating to MLRGMATVCYYADDLEAAKDWYSELLGVAPYFHVPGGYYEFRIGDYQAELGIINRKFAPTHPDQPGGQQLNWHVDDIAATLRRLVELGAEELEPITERGLGTGFVTASVVDPFGNVLGIMYNPHYVELLEKIRPAEKLGSA from the coding sequence ATGCTGCGAGGCATGGCGACCGTGTGCTACTACGCCGACGACCTGGAGGCGGCCAAGGACTGGTACAGCGAATTGCTCGGCGTCGCCCCGTATTTCCACGTGCCGGGCGGATACTACGAGTTCCGCATCGGCGACTATCAGGCCGAACTCGGCATCATCAACCGCAAGTTCGCGCCCACCCACCCGGATCAGCCCGGCGGCCAGCAGTTGAACTGGCATGTCGACGATATCGCCGCGACCTTGCGCCGCCTGGTCGAATTGGGAGCCGAGGAACTCGAACCCATTACCGAGCGTGGGCTCGGCACCGGATTCGTCACCGCCTCCGTCGTCGATCCGTTCGGCAATGTGCTGGGCATCATGTACAACCCGCACTACGTCGAACTTCTCGAAAAGATCCGCCCCGCCGAGAAACTCGGCTCCGCATAA
- a CDS encoding helix-turn-helix transcriptional regulator yields the protein MRADRLVATLLFMQTRGRVTAAQVAAELEVSVATARRDLEALSAAGIPVYPQAGRGGGWALVGGARTDLSGLTAVEAQALFLLLGPLATASPATRSVLRKLLRALPQPFRLEAEAAAGAVVVDAARWGERDDRAPQPVDLLQRAIVRRHRIRFTYARAGASSEREVDPWGLVDKDGIWYLVAGTERGQRTFRVDRMTDLEITDEIAHRPEDFDLSTAWSEVVEKVERRRSTVAATVLVPTDLVEILRRREGRHCVVEGPSGDGRMRVRVTAPTPLDVARNLAGWGASIEVLGPEPVRAELARLGAELVHRYHPKAPGNAAN from the coding sequence GTGCGCGCGGATCGATTGGTAGCCACCCTGTTGTTCATGCAGACCCGGGGCCGGGTGACGGCCGCGCAGGTCGCGGCGGAACTCGAGGTGTCGGTGGCCACCGCGCGCCGGGATCTGGAAGCCTTGTCGGCGGCCGGAATTCCGGTGTATCCGCAGGCCGGGCGGGGTGGCGGCTGGGCGCTGGTGGGTGGCGCGCGCACCGATCTGAGTGGGCTCACCGCCGTCGAGGCGCAGGCGCTGTTCCTGCTGCTGGGCCCGCTCGCCACCGCGTCGCCCGCCACCCGATCCGTGCTGCGGAAGTTGTTGCGCGCCTTGCCGCAGCCGTTCCGGCTCGAGGCCGAGGCGGCCGCCGGGGCGGTGGTGGTCGACGCCGCGCGCTGGGGTGAGCGGGATGATCGCGCACCACAGCCGGTGGACCTGTTGCAGCGGGCGATCGTGCGCCGCCACCGAATTCGCTTCACCTATGCGCGGGCCGGGGCCTCCAGCGAGCGCGAGGTGGATCCCTGGGGCCTGGTGGACAAGGACGGCATCTGGTACCTGGTCGCCGGAACCGAGCGCGGGCAGCGCACGTTCCGCGTCGACCGCATGACCGACCTCGAGATCACCGACGAAATCGCCCATCGCCCGGAGGATTTCGACCTGTCGACGGCGTGGTCGGAAGTCGTGGAGAAGGTGGAGCGCCGGCGCTCCACCGTGGCCGCGACCGTCCTGGTCCCGACGGATCTGGTGGAGATCCTGCGACGGCGCGAAGGGCGGCACTGCGTGGTGGAGGGACCATCCGGCGACGGCCGCATGCGCGTCCGCGTCACCGCACCCACACCGCTCGATGTCGCACGGAATCTGGCCGGCTGGGGCGCATCCATCGAGGTGCTGGGGCCGGAGCCGGTGCGGGCGGAACTGGCCCGCCTGGGCGCCGAACTCGTGCACCGGTACCACCCGAAAGCGCCCGGAAACGCTGCGAATTGA
- a CDS encoding DUF5642 family protein, with translation MIPVTPHPRRGMRAARLCAIPVRVLGVAALGCALAACGNSVDGHPVSARGPVSSEAPDSALARMLPSAGQFPAKYSAVMLTPDAAGQAAHDLDGILPGATVEPSACTPPTPGAGPVVSVGTDDDSRSTLTVELVRIDQKLSTLRDQLQRCGNVKVSHSGTDATVTTELDPPPPLDADDTLALRRTVRSESGAAGTTRSMQTLLGQVGDVRINVTYMTFGDGKADTEALDSLFTTTVSKVRKG, from the coding sequence GTGATCCCTGTAACTCCGCACCCCCGCCGCGGCATGCGTGCGGCGAGGTTGTGCGCCATACCCGTCCGCGTGCTGGGGGTGGCCGCGCTCGGCTGCGCGCTGGCCGCCTGCGGCAACTCGGTGGACGGGCATCCGGTCTCCGCGCGCGGGCCCGTGAGCTCCGAAGCGCCCGACAGCGCGCTGGCGCGGATGCTGCCCAGCGCCGGGCAGTTTCCGGCCAAATACTCCGCGGTCATGCTGACGCCCGACGCCGCCGGGCAGGCCGCCCACGACCTCGACGGCATCCTGCCGGGCGCGACCGTCGAACCCAGCGCCTGCACCCCGCCCACACCGGGGGCCGGACCCGTGGTCAGCGTCGGCACCGACGACGACTCCCGTTCGACCCTCACCGTCGAACTGGTGCGCATCGATCAGAAACTGTCGACGCTGCGAGATCAGTTGCAGCGCTGCGGCAATGTGAAGGTGAGCCACAGTGGCACCGACGCCACCGTCACCACCGAACTCGATCCACCGCCGCCACTCGACGCCGACGACACCCTCGCGCTGCGGCGCACCGTGCGATCCGAATCGGGGGCTGCGGGCACCACACGAAGCATGCAAACCCTCCTCGGACAGGTCGGGGATGTACGAATCAACGTCACCTACATGACATTCGGCGACGGCAAAGCCGACACCGAAGCCCTCGACTCCCTGTTCACCACCACGGTGAGCAAGGTGCGCAAGGGTTAG
- a CDS encoding proteasome assembly chaperone family protein gives MDYESRMYELEFPAPQLSSADGAGPVLVHGLEGFTDAGHAVRLATTHLRESLESELVASFDMDELLDYRSRRPLMTFKTDHFSDYTEPELNLWAVKDTAGTPFLLLSGLEPDLRWEKFVTAVRLLSEQLGVRRTIGLSAIPMATPHTRPLGVTAHASDRDLIGDHQGWPGELQVPGSASSLLEYRMAQHGHESVGFSVHVPHYLTQTAYPEAAQTLLENVAENAGLELPLKALTEQAARVREQVNEHISGNAEVETVVQALERQYDSFVTAEERRSSLLASENELPTGDELGAEFEKFLAEQSGFTEGDGTDGGDAR, from the coding sequence ATGGACTACGAGTCGCGCATGTACGAGTTGGAGTTCCCGGCTCCGCAGCTGTCGTCGGCCGACGGCGCGGGTCCGGTTCTGGTGCACGGTCTGGAAGGTTTCACCGACGCCGGGCACGCCGTTCGCCTGGCGACCACGCACCTGCGGGAGAGCCTCGAGTCGGAACTCGTCGCCTCGTTCGATATGGACGAGCTGCTCGACTACCGGTCCCGTCGTCCCCTCATGACGTTCAAGACCGATCACTTCTCGGATTACACCGAGCCCGAACTGAATCTGTGGGCAGTCAAGGACACGGCCGGCACGCCGTTCCTCCTGCTGTCCGGACTGGAACCGGACCTGCGGTGGGAGAAGTTCGTCACCGCGGTGCGGCTGCTGTCCGAGCAGCTGGGCGTGCGCCGCACGATCGGCCTGAGCGCCATCCCCATGGCCACCCCGCACACCCGTCCGCTCGGTGTCACCGCCCACGCCAGCGACCGCGACCTCATCGGCGACCACCAGGGCTGGCCCGGTGAACTCCAGGTCCCCGGTAGCGCCTCCTCCCTGCTCGAGTACCGCATGGCCCAGCACGGCCACGAATCGGTCGGCTTCTCCGTCCACGTCCCCCACTACCTGACCCAGACCGCCTACCCCGAGGCCGCCCAAACCCTGCTCGAGAACGTCGCCGAGAACGCCGGCCTGGAATTGCCGCTGAAGGCCCTCACCGAACAGGCCGCCCGAGTCCGCGAACAGGTCAACGAACACATCTCCGGCAACGCCGAGGTCGAAACGGTGGTCCAGGCCCTGGAACGCCAATACGACAGCTTCGTCACCGCCGAAGAACGCCGCTCCAGCCTTCTGGCAAGCGAGAACGAACTCCCCACCGGCGACGAACTCGGCGCCGAATTCGAAAAGTTCCTCGCCGAACAGTCCGGCTTCACCGAAGGCGACGGCACCGACGGCGGCGACGCTCGCTGA